Proteins encoded together in one Struthio camelus isolate bStrCam1 chromosome 19, bStrCam1.hap1, whole genome shotgun sequence window:
- the TRIM47 gene encoding E3 ubiquitin-protein ligase TRIM47 isoform X1 — MEAAPGSAPPAPAVAATAAALRLALAAPGLPDGPFGCPICLDLLKDPVTVPCGHNFCQGCLEALRERPGPTAANGGAPAATAARCPLCQEPFPAALRLRKNRALCEVLPLLGAAAGSPPGGSPPGPPMAPGAEEEEEEAAAAAAGGAAAVLCDVCPAEARAAAARSCLVCLASFCGPHLEPHRRAAAFRAHRLVAPLRRLEEGLCPRHLQPLDGFCRAEQACVCARCRAHEHRAHDVVPLEREREHKEAQRAKFLSNVENELEELAVTIAQTRKMVELIKGAATKERERVEKLFAEASEVLATFQKEVAGFIENGERSMLADAEADLHWKEERRAKLAQCKQNLENVSSTDTIYFLQEFQALKIAMEENLSPAPSFQNELSFTKSTQAVRTVKDVLSAACKKQWDHLLGKGVDGLSFQETEEAVAESQFPDKSNSPACLESRDYFLKFAFIIDLDSDTADKFIQLFGTKGAKRVLCPIPYPESVTRFINCEQVLGENLMNRGNYYWEVELIDGWVSIGVIAEDFNPRESYDRGRLGRNEKSCCLQWNGQNYVAWFGGFESVIQQPFFHTIGVFLEYSEKALTFYGVKDSKMTCLQQLKVSRFKKGQFDAFQNKINHQFPSLFSYNLKPAFFLESVDAHLQIGPLKKDCVSVLKRRLLPRQRNFSRAPVRTPRSRLKREARKTAAESSRLQTT; from the exons ATGGAGGCCgcgcccggcagcgccccgccggcccccgccgtcgccgctaccgccgccgcgctccggctgGCCCTAGCGGCACCGGGGCTGCCCGACGGCCCCTTCGGCTGCCCCATCTGCCTCGACCTCCTCAAGGACCCGGTGACGGTGCCGTGCGGCCACAActtctgccagggctgcctggagGCGCTCCGCGAgcggcccggccccaccgccgccaacgggggggcgcccgccgccaccgccgcccgctGCCCGCTGTGCCAGGAGCCCTTCCCGGCGGCGCTGCGGCTCCGCAAGAACCGCGCCCTCTGCGAGGTGCTGCCGCTgctgggggccgcggccggctccccgcccgggggcagcccgccggggccgccgatGGCACCgggcgccgaggaggaggaggaggaggcggcggcggcggccgccgggggggcggcggcggtgctgtGCGACGTGTGCCCGGCggaggcgcgggcggcggcggcgcggtcgTGCCTCGTGTGCCTGGCGTCCTTCTGCGGGCCGCACCTGGAGCCGCACCGGCGCGCCGCCGCCTTCCGCGCCCACCGCCTCGTGGCGCCGCTGCGGCGGCTGGAGGAGGGGCTCTGCCCGCGCCACCTGCAGCCCCTCGACGGCTTCTGCCGCGCCGAGCAGGCGTGCGTGTGCGCCCGCTGCCGCGCCCACGAGCACCGCGCCCACGACGTGGTGCCCCTCGAGCGGGAGCGCGAGCACAAGGAG GCCCAGCGAGCCAAATTCCTGAGCAATGTCGAGAAcgagctggaggagctggcggTCACCATCGCGCAGACCAGGAAGATGGTGGAGCTCATTAAG GGCGCCGCCACCAAGGAGAGGGAAAGAGTGGAGAAGCTCTTTGCAGAAGCCTCCGAGGTGCTGGCAACCTTCCAGAAGGAGGTGGCGGGTTTCATCGAGAACGGCGAGCGCTCCATGCTGGCAGACGCAGAGGCCGATCTCCACTGGAAGGAGGAGAGACGAGCCAAGCTGGCCCAGTGCAAGCAGAACCTGGAGAATGTCTCCAGCACAGACACCATCTACTTCCTCCAG GAGTTTCAGGCCCTAAAAATAGCCATGGAAGAAAATCTCTCCCCTGCTCCGAGCTTCCAGAACGAGCTGAGCTTCACCAAATCCACCCAAGCCGTGCGCACGGTGAAGGAtgtgctgtctgctgcctgcaaaAAACAGTGGGACCACCTGCTGGGGAAAGGCGTTGACGGGCTGAGTTTCCAGGAGACGGAGGAAG CGGTGGCTGAGTCCCAGTTTCCAGACAAGTCGAACAGTCCCGCCTGCCTGGAGAGCCGTGATTACTTCCTGAAAT TTGCCTTCATCATCGACCTGGACAGCGACACAGCTGACAAGTTCATCCAGCTGTTCGGCACCAAAGGGGCCAAGCGGGTGCTTTGCCCCATCCCCTACCCGGAGAGCGTGACCCGGTTCATCAACTGCGAGCAGGTGCTGGGCGAGAACCTCATGAACCGTGGCAACTATTACTGGGAGGTGGAGCTCATCGACGGCTGGGTCAGCATTGGCGTCATCGCGGAGGATTTCAACCCCCGGGAGTCCTACGACCGCGGCCGCCTGGGGCGGAACGAGAAGTCCTGCTGCCTGCAGTGGAACGGTCAGAACTATGTGGCCTGGTTTGGTGGCTTTGAGTCTGTCATCCAGCAGCCGTTTTTCCACACCATCGGGGTCTTCCTGGAGTATTCAGAGAAGGCCCTGACGTTCTACGGAGTCAAGGACTCCAAGATGACCTGCCTGCAGCAGCTCAAGGTCTCCCGTTTTAAGAAGGGTCAGTTTGACGCTTTCCAGAACAAGATCAACCACCAATTCCCCTCTCTGTTCTCCTACAACCTGAAACCAGCCTTCTTCCTGGAGAGCGTCGATGCCCACCTGCAGATTGGGCCGCTGAAGAAAGATTGCGTTTCGGTGCTAAAGCGCAG gcTCCTACCCAGGCAGCGCAACTTTTCCAGGGCGCCCGTGCGAACGCCACGGAGCCGTCTGAAACGGGAAGCCAGGAAGACCGCGGCCGAGTCAAGCAGGCTCCAAACAACTTAA
- the TRIM47 gene encoding E3 ubiquitin-protein ligase TRIM47 isoform X2: MEAAPGSAPPAPAVAATAAALRLALAAPGLPDGPFGCPICLDLLKDPVTVPCGHNFCQGCLEALRERPGPTAANGGAPAATAARCPLCQEPFPAALRLRKNRALCEVLPLLGAAAGSPPGGSPPGPPMAPGAEEEEEEAAAAAAGGAAAVLCDVCPAEARAAAARSCLVCLASFCGPHLEPHRRAAAFRAHRLVAPLRRLEEGLCPRHLQPLDGFCRAEQACVCARCRAHEHRAHDVVPLEREREHKEAQRAKFLSNVENELEELAVTIAQTRKMVELIKGAATKERERVEKLFAEASEVLATFQKEVAGFIENGERSMLADAEADLHWKEERRAKLAQCKQNLENVSSTDTIYFLQEFQALKIAMEENLSPAPSFQNELSFTKSTQAVRTVKDVLSAACKKQWDHLLGKGVDGLSFQETEEAVAESQFPDKSNSPACLESRDYFLKFAFIIDLDSDTADKFIQLFGTKGAKRVLCPIPYPESVTRFINCEQVLGENLMNRGNYYWEVELIDGWVSIGVIAEDFNPRESYDRGRLGRNEKSCCLQWNGQNYVAWFGGFESVIQQPFFHTIGVFLEYSEKALTFYGVKDSKMTCLQQLKVSRFKKGQFDAFQNKINHQFPSLFSYNLKPAFFLESVDAHLQIGPLKKDCVSVLKRR; this comes from the exons ATGGAGGCCgcgcccggcagcgccccgccggcccccgccgtcgccgctaccgccgccgcgctccggctgGCCCTAGCGGCACCGGGGCTGCCCGACGGCCCCTTCGGCTGCCCCATCTGCCTCGACCTCCTCAAGGACCCGGTGACGGTGCCGTGCGGCCACAActtctgccagggctgcctggagGCGCTCCGCGAgcggcccggccccaccgccgccaacgggggggcgcccgccgccaccgccgcccgctGCCCGCTGTGCCAGGAGCCCTTCCCGGCGGCGCTGCGGCTCCGCAAGAACCGCGCCCTCTGCGAGGTGCTGCCGCTgctgggggccgcggccggctccccgcccgggggcagcccgccggggccgccgatGGCACCgggcgccgaggaggaggaggaggaggcggcggcggcggccgccgggggggcggcggcggtgctgtGCGACGTGTGCCCGGCggaggcgcgggcggcggcggcgcggtcgTGCCTCGTGTGCCTGGCGTCCTTCTGCGGGCCGCACCTGGAGCCGCACCGGCGCGCCGCCGCCTTCCGCGCCCACCGCCTCGTGGCGCCGCTGCGGCGGCTGGAGGAGGGGCTCTGCCCGCGCCACCTGCAGCCCCTCGACGGCTTCTGCCGCGCCGAGCAGGCGTGCGTGTGCGCCCGCTGCCGCGCCCACGAGCACCGCGCCCACGACGTGGTGCCCCTCGAGCGGGAGCGCGAGCACAAGGAG GCCCAGCGAGCCAAATTCCTGAGCAATGTCGAGAAcgagctggaggagctggcggTCACCATCGCGCAGACCAGGAAGATGGTGGAGCTCATTAAG GGCGCCGCCACCAAGGAGAGGGAAAGAGTGGAGAAGCTCTTTGCAGAAGCCTCCGAGGTGCTGGCAACCTTCCAGAAGGAGGTGGCGGGTTTCATCGAGAACGGCGAGCGCTCCATGCTGGCAGACGCAGAGGCCGATCTCCACTGGAAGGAGGAGAGACGAGCCAAGCTGGCCCAGTGCAAGCAGAACCTGGAGAATGTCTCCAGCACAGACACCATCTACTTCCTCCAG GAGTTTCAGGCCCTAAAAATAGCCATGGAAGAAAATCTCTCCCCTGCTCCGAGCTTCCAGAACGAGCTGAGCTTCACCAAATCCACCCAAGCCGTGCGCACGGTGAAGGAtgtgctgtctgctgcctgcaaaAAACAGTGGGACCACCTGCTGGGGAAAGGCGTTGACGGGCTGAGTTTCCAGGAGACGGAGGAAG CGGTGGCTGAGTCCCAGTTTCCAGACAAGTCGAACAGTCCCGCCTGCCTGGAGAGCCGTGATTACTTCCTGAAAT TTGCCTTCATCATCGACCTGGACAGCGACACAGCTGACAAGTTCATCCAGCTGTTCGGCACCAAAGGGGCCAAGCGGGTGCTTTGCCCCATCCCCTACCCGGAGAGCGTGACCCGGTTCATCAACTGCGAGCAGGTGCTGGGCGAGAACCTCATGAACCGTGGCAACTATTACTGGGAGGTGGAGCTCATCGACGGCTGGGTCAGCATTGGCGTCATCGCGGAGGATTTCAACCCCCGGGAGTCCTACGACCGCGGCCGCCTGGGGCGGAACGAGAAGTCCTGCTGCCTGCAGTGGAACGGTCAGAACTATGTGGCCTGGTTTGGTGGCTTTGAGTCTGTCATCCAGCAGCCGTTTTTCCACACCATCGGGGTCTTCCTGGAGTATTCAGAGAAGGCCCTGACGTTCTACGGAGTCAAGGACTCCAAGATGACCTGCCTGCAGCAGCTCAAGGTCTCCCGTTTTAAGAAGGGTCAGTTTGACGCTTTCCAGAACAAGATCAACCACCAATTCCCCTCTCTGTTCTCCTACAACCTGAAACCAGCCTTCTTCCTGGAGAGCGTCGATGCCCACCTGCAGATTGGGCCGCTGAAGAAAGATTGCGTTTCGGTGCTAAAGCGCAGGTAA
- the TRIM65 gene encoding E3 ubiquitin-protein ligase TRIM65 isoform X1, whose translation MASTVSQKLEEKLVCSICLELFRVAVTLPCGHNFCRQCISDHWDKQEQEASRAEKGYTCPECRKSFERRLELKKNVTLCSVVELARTGEVQASGAERREVAHGGQCPRHGRPLELYCEDERRCICCICTVQQCQHHRRVLFEEERSKKQALLRETLEKAQQESERIEQAMQELEKQTHSIKDSSERLKLMVLNKFAHLEKALEDCQRLTVARIQQEQAAALGQVEENWSHLKDCLDAFDHHREKAQDLLACTDNRTFLEEFPLLPSPESPEALPPVEFNVGMIEPITEILTDISKLLLEDLPGSVAPKATDPVATGPVQPEAPAVVKVVDPLPKCQLRAELLKDHRNLTFDAETANKYLRLSSRNQRAKHPRSADSRQQDHAARFELWQVLCVQSYGQGRHYWEVKVSGHSVIVGVTYRGIPRKRQPGHKFNIGLDGGSWGLQVREDCYLAWHKGRSEKIQERLYEYLGVSLDYRTGILSFYGLGDRTQLIHTFHHIFTEPLYPVFWLCEGRTITLCQRD comes from the exons ATGGCATCGACAGTCTCCCAaaagctggaggagaagctggTCTGCTCCATCTGCCTGGAGCTGTTCAGGGTGGCCGTGACCTTGCCCTGCGGGCACAACTTCTGCCGGCAATGCATCAGCGACCACTGGGACAAGCAAGAGCAGGAGGCCTCCAGGGCCGAGAAGGGCTACACCTGCCCCGAGTGCCGGAAGAGCTTCGAGCGGCGCCTGGAGCTGAAGAAGAACGTGACGCTGTGCAGCGTGGTGGAGCTGGCGCGGACGGGCGAGGTGCAGGCCTCGGGCGCCGAGAGGCGCGAGGTGGCGCACGGCGGCCAGTGCCCGCGGCACGGGCGCCCGCTGGAGCTCTACTGCGAGGACGAGAGGCGATGCATCTGCTGCATCTGCACCGTCCAGCAGTGCCAGCATCACCGGCGGGTGCTCTTCGAGGAGGAGCGCTCTAAAAAGCAG GCCCTTCTGAGAGAGACCTTGGAAAAAGCCCAGCAGGAGTCAGAGAGGATCGAGCAGGCGATGCAAGAGCTGGAGAAGCAAACGCACAGCATCAAG GACTCCTCCGAGAGGCTGAAGTTGATGGTTCTGAACAAATTTGCCCACCTGGAGAAAGCCCTGGAGGACTGCCAGCGGCTAACAGTGGCCAGGAtccagcaagagcaagcagcaGCACTGGGGCAAGTGGAAGAGAACTGGAGCCACCTGAAGGACTGCCTAGATGCCTTCGACCACCACAGAGAGAAGGCACAGGACCTGCTGGCCTGCACTGACAACCGGACGTTCCTTGAG GAATTCCCCCTGCTCCCTTCTCCAGAGAGCCCGGAGGCATTGCCCCCTGTGGAGTTCAATGTGGGCATGATAGAGCCCATCACTGAGATCCTCACGGACATCTCCAAGCTCTTGCTGGAAGACTTGCCTGGCTCCGTGGCCCCCAAAGCCACTGACCCCGTAGCCACAG GTCCAGTCCAGCCAGAGGCACCTGCGGTGGTGAAGGTGGTGGACCCTCTCCCCAAGTGCCAGCTCCGAGCTGAGCTTCTGAAGG ACCACCGAAACCTGACCTTCGACGCCGAGACGGCCAACAAGTACCTGCGGCTGTCAAGCAGAAACCAGAGGGCCAAACACCCGCGCAGCGCCGACAGCCGGCAGCAGGACCACGCCGCCCGCTTTGAGCTGTGGCAGGTGCTGTGCGTGCAGAGCTACGGCCAGGGCCGCCACTACTGGGAGGTGAAGGTCTCTGGCCACTCCGTCATCGTGGGGGTGACGTACCGGGGCATCCCGCGGAAACGGCAGCCAGGCCACAAGTTCAACATCGGCCTGGACGGCGGGTCGTGGGGGCTGCAGGTGCGGGAAGACTGTTACTTAGCCTGGCACAAGGGTCGGTCAGAGAAGATCCAGGAGCGCTTGTACGAGTACCTGGGGGTCAGCCTGGATTACAGAACGGGGATCCTTTCCTTCTACGGCCTCGGGGACAGGACGCAGCTCATCCACACTTTCCACCACATCTTCACGGAGCCCCTCTACCCCGTCTTCTGGCTTTGCGAAGGCCGAACGATCACGCTGTGCCAGAGGGACTGA
- the TRIM65 gene encoding E3 ubiquitin-protein ligase TRIM65 isoform X2: protein MASTVSQKLEEKLVCSICLELFRVAVTLPCGHNFCRQCISDHWDKQEQEASRAEKGYTCPECRKSFERRLELKKNVTLCSVVELARTGEVQASGAERREVAHGGQCPRHGRPLELYCEDERRCICCICTVQQCQHHRRVLFEEERSKKQALLRETLEKAQQESERIEQAMQELEKQTHSIKDSSERLKLMVLNKFAHLEKALEDCQRLTVARIQQEQAAALGQVEENWSHLKDCLDAFDHHREKAQDLLACTDNRTFLEEFPLLPSPESPEALPPVEFNVGMIEPITEILTDISKLLLEDLPGSVAPKATDPVATDHRNLTFDAETANKYLRLSSRNQRAKHPRSADSRQQDHAARFELWQVLCVQSYGQGRHYWEVKVSGHSVIVGVTYRGIPRKRQPGHKFNIGLDGGSWGLQVREDCYLAWHKGRSEKIQERLYEYLGVSLDYRTGILSFYGLGDRTQLIHTFHHIFTEPLYPVFWLCEGRTITLCQRD from the exons ATGGCATCGACAGTCTCCCAaaagctggaggagaagctggTCTGCTCCATCTGCCTGGAGCTGTTCAGGGTGGCCGTGACCTTGCCCTGCGGGCACAACTTCTGCCGGCAATGCATCAGCGACCACTGGGACAAGCAAGAGCAGGAGGCCTCCAGGGCCGAGAAGGGCTACACCTGCCCCGAGTGCCGGAAGAGCTTCGAGCGGCGCCTGGAGCTGAAGAAGAACGTGACGCTGTGCAGCGTGGTGGAGCTGGCGCGGACGGGCGAGGTGCAGGCCTCGGGCGCCGAGAGGCGCGAGGTGGCGCACGGCGGCCAGTGCCCGCGGCACGGGCGCCCGCTGGAGCTCTACTGCGAGGACGAGAGGCGATGCATCTGCTGCATCTGCACCGTCCAGCAGTGCCAGCATCACCGGCGGGTGCTCTTCGAGGAGGAGCGCTCTAAAAAGCAG GCCCTTCTGAGAGAGACCTTGGAAAAAGCCCAGCAGGAGTCAGAGAGGATCGAGCAGGCGATGCAAGAGCTGGAGAAGCAAACGCACAGCATCAAG GACTCCTCCGAGAGGCTGAAGTTGATGGTTCTGAACAAATTTGCCCACCTGGAGAAAGCCCTGGAGGACTGCCAGCGGCTAACAGTGGCCAGGAtccagcaagagcaagcagcaGCACTGGGGCAAGTGGAAGAGAACTGGAGCCACCTGAAGGACTGCCTAGATGCCTTCGACCACCACAGAGAGAAGGCACAGGACCTGCTGGCCTGCACTGACAACCGGACGTTCCTTGAG GAATTCCCCCTGCTCCCTTCTCCAGAGAGCCCGGAGGCATTGCCCCCTGTGGAGTTCAATGTGGGCATGATAGAGCCCATCACTGAGATCCTCACGGACATCTCCAAGCTCTTGCTGGAAGACTTGCCTGGCTCCGTGGCCCCCAAAGCCACTGACCCCGTAGCCACAG ACCACCGAAACCTGACCTTCGACGCCGAGACGGCCAACAAGTACCTGCGGCTGTCAAGCAGAAACCAGAGGGCCAAACACCCGCGCAGCGCCGACAGCCGGCAGCAGGACCACGCCGCCCGCTTTGAGCTGTGGCAGGTGCTGTGCGTGCAGAGCTACGGCCAGGGCCGCCACTACTGGGAGGTGAAGGTCTCTGGCCACTCCGTCATCGTGGGGGTGACGTACCGGGGCATCCCGCGGAAACGGCAGCCAGGCCACAAGTTCAACATCGGCCTGGACGGCGGGTCGTGGGGGCTGCAGGTGCGGGAAGACTGTTACTTAGCCTGGCACAAGGGTCGGTCAGAGAAGATCCAGGAGCGCTTGTACGAGTACCTGGGGGTCAGCCTGGATTACAGAACGGGGATCCTTTCCTTCTACGGCCTCGGGGACAGGACGCAGCTCATCCACACTTTCCACCACATCTTCACGGAGCCCCTCTACCCCGTCTTCTGGCTTTGCGAAGGCCGAACGATCACGCTGTGCCAGAGGGACTGA